From Burkholderia pseudomultivorans, the proteins below share one genomic window:
- a CDS encoding GNAT family N-acetyltransferase, protein MTDITIRHSDAHDVGAIRKISAQPAVCLNTLQHPFPSFEKWQQRLERIREQGVSLVAEIDGVVVGHLALHTESNPRRRHVAGLGMMVDASHHGRGIGSRLLAAAIDLAENWLNVTRVELTVFVDNRAAIALYEKHGFRIEGESPEYALRDGAYASVHHMARLRPRP, encoded by the coding sequence ATGACCGACATCACGATCCGGCACAGCGACGCGCACGACGTCGGCGCGATCCGCAAGATCTCCGCGCAACCCGCGGTCTGCCTGAATACGCTGCAGCATCCGTTTCCGTCGTTCGAGAAATGGCAGCAGCGGCTCGAGCGCATTCGCGAACAGGGCGTGAGCCTCGTCGCCGAAATCGATGGCGTGGTGGTCGGCCATCTCGCCCTGCATACCGAATCGAACCCGCGCCGCCGTCATGTAGCCGGGCTCGGCATGATGGTCGATGCGTCGCATCACGGGCGCGGCATCGGCAGCCGTTTGCTGGCGGCCGCGATCGACCTCGCCGAGAACTGGCTGAACGTCACGCGGGTCGAGCTGACCGTGTTTGTCGACAATCGCGCGGCGATCGCGCTCTACGAAAAGCACGGCTTCCGGATCGAAGGCGAATCGCCCGAGTATGCGCTGCGCGACGGCGCGTATGCGTCCGTCCATCACATGGCGCGGCTCAGGCCGAGGCCGTGA
- a CDS encoding thioredoxin family protein — MKTVLRTLTAACLFAASGAAFATTAPQDAVAASPSPQRAHLPPGIAWHQGDVDDAFALAKRSGKPLLLYWGAVWCPSCNQVKSTIFSQQAFKTRSSLFVPVYLDGDTESAQKLGERFKVHGYPTMILFRPDGAEVTRLPGEADLDRYMQALSLGMTAAHPVRQTLASALKDGASLTPDEWRLLADYSWDTDGALPVPADRVAQTLQTLSQRARAAGAKAEAARFALKAAVVAASDDPPQAGALDKVALGDAWRTVLADRALSRADSDVLVMAPARVVAYLGGGDAQRAKLRGAYDAALARLSTDATLSSIDRLMALHGRVLLARGEARSGAPLDAPALVDTVRRQIAASVQGAANPYERQALVSEGADTLTDAGLFDESDALLKTELPRSSTPYYFMSGLAANAKARGDKAAALDWYRKAYDAATGPATKLRWGATYFANAVQLAPDDSARIEGIAASVLAQAGKTRDAFYGANLRALTKVVAQLNRWRSGGAHDASVRTVVRQFDEVCGKLPAGDPQAAACAKLIQPVKA; from the coding sequence ATGAAAACCGTTCTCCGGACTCTGACCGCCGCCTGCCTGTTCGCCGCGTCGGGCGCGGCCTTCGCCACCACTGCACCACAGGACGCCGTCGCGGCGAGCCCATCGCCGCAGCGCGCCCATCTGCCGCCCGGCATCGCGTGGCACCAGGGCGACGTCGACGACGCCTTCGCGCTCGCGAAGCGCAGCGGCAAGCCGCTGCTGCTTTACTGGGGCGCGGTGTGGTGCCCGTCGTGCAACCAGGTGAAGTCGACGATCTTCAGCCAGCAGGCGTTCAAGACGCGCTCGTCGCTGTTCGTGCCCGTGTATCTCGACGGCGACACCGAGAGTGCGCAGAAGCTCGGCGAGCGCTTCAAGGTGCACGGCTATCCGACGATGATCCTGTTCCGTCCCGACGGCGCCGAGGTGACGCGGCTGCCGGGCGAGGCCGATCTCGACCGCTACATGCAGGCGCTGTCGCTCGGCATGACCGCCGCGCATCCGGTGCGGCAGACGCTCGCGAGCGCGCTGAAGGACGGCGCATCGCTGACGCCGGACGAATGGCGCCTGCTGGCCGACTACTCGTGGGATACCGACGGCGCGCTGCCGGTGCCGGCCGATCGCGTCGCGCAGACCTTGCAGACGCTGTCGCAGCGCGCGCGTGCTGCCGGCGCCAAGGCCGAGGCGGCGCGCTTCGCGCTGAAGGCGGCCGTGGTCGCCGCGTCGGACGATCCGCCGCAGGCCGGCGCGCTCGACAAGGTGGCGCTCGGCGACGCATGGCGCACTGTGCTGGCCGATCGCGCGCTGTCGCGCGCCGATTCCGACGTGCTGGTGATGGCGCCGGCGCGCGTCGTCGCGTATCTCGGCGGCGGCGATGCGCAGCGCGCGAAGCTGCGCGGTGCATACGACGCGGCGCTCGCGCGGCTGTCGACCGATGCGACGCTGTCGTCGATCGATCGCCTGATGGCATTGCACGGGCGCGTGCTGCTCGCGCGCGGCGAGGCGCGCAGCGGCGCGCCGCTCGATGCGCCGGCGCTCGTCGATACCGTGCGTCGGCAGATCGCCGCGTCGGTGCAGGGCGCGGCGAATCCGTACGAGCGGCAGGCGCTCGTCAGCGAGGGCGCGGATACGTTGACCGATGCCGGGCTGTTCGACGAGTCGGATGCGCTGCTGAAAACCGAACTGCCGCGCTCGTCGACGCCGTACTACTTCATGTCCGGGCTGGCCGCGAACGCGAAAGCGCGCGGCGACAAGGCGGCGGCGCTCGACTGGTACCGGAAGGCATACGACGCGGCGACGGGCCCCGCGACGAAGCTGCGCTGGGGCGCGACCTATTTCGCGAACGCGGTGCAGCTGGCGCCCGACGATTCGGCGCGGATCGAGGGGATTGCCGCGAGCGTGCTCGCGCAGGCGGGCAAGACGCGGGATGCGTTCTACGGCGCGAACCTGCGTGCGCTGACCAAGGTCGTCGCGCAGCTGAACCGCTGGCGCAGCGGCGGCGCGCACGATGCGTCGGTCAGGACCGTCGTCAGGCAGTTCGACGAGGTATGCGGGAAGCTGCCCGCGGGCGACCCGCAGGCAGCGGCATGCGCGAAGCTGATTCAGCCCGTGAAGGCGTGA
- a CDS encoding DUF4148 domain-containing protein, giving the protein MKRLIQAVALALAVSGPVVAHAQSNQPLTRAQVRAEVKALKQAGFQPSDWFYPASIKSAEAKIAQQNGAGYGSARDASSESGR; this is encoded by the coding sequence ATGAAGCGCCTGATTCAAGCGGTTGCCCTTGCCCTGGCCGTCTCCGGCCCGGTCGTCGCCCATGCGCAGTCGAACCAGCCGCTGACGCGCGCGCAGGTCCGTGCCGAAGTGAAGGCACTGAAGCAGGCCGGTTTCCAGCCGAGCGACTGGTTCTATCCGGCCAGCATCAAGTCGGCCGAAGCGAAGATCGCGCAGCAGAACGGCGCCGGATACGGCAGCGCGCGCGACGCGTCGTCGGAATCGGGCCGTTGA
- a CDS encoding GntP family permease: MSFVIVLAALAFLMFAAYRGYSVILFAPIAALGAVLLTDPAAVAPVFSGIFMEKMVGFVKLYFPVFMLGAVFGKVIELSGFSESIVHAAIRYIGRSRANAVIVAVCALLTYGGVSLFVVVFAVYPFAAELYRQSNIPKRLMPGAIALGAFSFTMDSLPGTPQIQNIIPTTFFKTTAWAAPVLGTIGSLFIIVVGLSYLEWRRRAAMAKGEGYGSSLVNEPERVEAQSLPNPALAILPLILVGVSNFAFTKLIPQWYGAASYTVAPDVLPGVHTPVTTSIKTVVAIWSVEAALLLGIVLVVLTAFKRVSERFAAGSKAAVGGALLAAMNTASEYGFGGVIAALPGFLVVGDALKSIPNPLVNAAVSVSSLAGITGSASGGMSIALAAMSDVFIKGAQAANIPMDVLHRVVAMASGGMDTLPHNGAVITLLAVTGLTHRESYRDIFAVTVIKTLAVFFVIAVYYMTGLV, translated from the coding sequence TTGTCTTTCGTGATCGTCCTCGCCGCGCTGGCGTTCCTGATGTTCGCCGCGTATCGCGGCTACAGCGTGATCCTGTTCGCGCCGATCGCCGCGCTCGGCGCGGTGCTGCTGACCGATCCGGCCGCCGTCGCGCCGGTCTTCTCCGGCATCTTCATGGAGAAGATGGTCGGCTTCGTCAAACTGTATTTCCCGGTGTTCATGCTCGGCGCGGTGTTCGGCAAGGTGATCGAACTGTCCGGCTTCTCCGAGTCGATCGTCCATGCGGCGATCCGCTACATCGGCCGCTCGCGCGCGAATGCGGTGATCGTCGCGGTGTGCGCGCTGCTCACCTATGGCGGCGTGTCGCTGTTCGTCGTCGTGTTCGCGGTCTATCCATTCGCGGCCGAACTCTATCGCCAGAGCAACATTCCGAAGCGGCTGATGCCCGGCGCGATCGCACTCGGCGCGTTCTCGTTCACGATGGATTCGCTGCCCGGCACGCCGCAGATCCAGAACATCATCCCGACCACGTTCTTCAAGACCACCGCATGGGCCGCGCCCGTGCTCGGCACGATCGGCTCGCTGTTCATCATCGTTGTCGGCCTGAGCTATCTCGAATGGCGTCGCCGTGCCGCGATGGCGAAGGGCGAAGGCTACGGCTCGTCGCTCGTCAACGAGCCGGAACGCGTCGAGGCGCAGTCGCTGCCGAATCCCGCGCTCGCGATCCTGCCGCTAATCCTGGTCGGCGTGTCGAACTTCGCGTTCACGAAGCTGATCCCGCAGTGGTACGGCGCCGCCTCCTATACGGTCGCGCCTGACGTGCTGCCCGGCGTGCACACGCCGGTGACGACGTCGATCAAGACGGTCGTCGCGATCTGGTCGGTCGAGGCCGCGCTGCTGCTCGGCATCGTGCTGGTCGTGCTGACCGCGTTCAAGCGCGTCAGCGAACGCTTCGCGGCCGGCTCGAAGGCGGCCGTCGGCGGCGCGCTGCTCGCCGCGATGAACACCGCGTCGGAATACGGCTTCGGCGGCGTGATCGCTGCACTGCCGGGCTTTCTCGTCGTCGGCGACGCGCTGAAGAGCATCCCGAACCCGCTCGTCAACGCCGCGGTGTCGGTCAGCTCGCTCGCGGGCATCACCGGCTCGGCGTCGGGCGGCATGAGCATCGCGCTCGCCGCGATGTCGGACGTGTTCATCAAGGGCGCGCAGGCGGCCAACATCCCGATGGACGTGCTGCACCGTGTCGTCGCGATGGCGAGCGGCGGCATGGACACGCTGCCGCACAACGGCGCGGTGATCACGCTGCTTGCGGTCACGGGCCTCACGCACCGTGAGTCGTATCGCGACATCTTCGCGGTGACCGTCATCAAGACGCTCGCGGTGTTCTTCGTGATCGCCGTCTATTACATGACGGGGCTCGTGTAA